From the genome of Streptomyces puniciscabiei:
TGATGCGCGCCACCGACCCCCGCGGCGCGGCGGCGGCGCTGCGCGGGCGGGCCGAACGCCCCGACTACCGGGACACGTTGGCCGCCGTACGGGGACCGGTGCTGATCCTGGTCGGGGCGGACGACGTCTACACGCCGGTCGCGGACGCCGAGGCCATCCACCGTCTCGTCCCCCATGCCACCCTGGTCGTCATCGAGAAGGCGGGTCATCTGCCCGGCGCCGAGCAGCCCGGGGCCTTCAACTCCGCCCTGCTGGACTTCCTCGCCGCACAACTCGCCCAGCACACCGGCACGGAGGGATGACCAGTGGGTTTCACGCTCGAGGGCCCGGTTCTCGAGGGGTCGCTGGTGCGCCTGGAGCCCCTGGACCAGCGCCATGCCGCGGACCTGGCGGTGGCGGCCGAGGAGGACCGGGCTCCGTATGCGTTCACCTGGGTGCCGCGGGCGGCCGAGGTCGAGGGGTACATCGACATGCAGCTCGCTCGTGCCGCCGCCGGGAAGCTGGCTCCGTACGCGCAGGTGGAGACGTCGTCGGGGCGGGCCGTGGGTGCCACCGCCTACTGGGATCCGCGCCCCTGGCCAGGCGGTGACGGTCTCGGCGCGATCGAGGTCGGTTTCACCTGGCTGGCGGCCTCGGCCCAGGGCACGGGGCTGAACACCGAGGCCAAGTTCCTGCTGTTCCGGCACGCCTTCGACAACTGGGGTGTCGCGCGCGTCGACTTGAAGACGGACGCGCGCAACGGCCGCTCACGGGCGGCGATCGAGAAAGTGGGGGCACGGTTCGAGGGAGTGCTGCGGAACTGGTCCCGGTCGTGGGCACCGGGTGAGGACGGCCTGCTCCGTGATTCCGCGATGTTCTCGATCACCGCGGAGGAGTGGCCCGGCTGCCGTACGAAGCTGGAACAGCGACTTGCCCGGATCCGGGCCGCCACCACGGCACCGGTGTCCCGACACTGACGGCATCACCTCGTCCTGAGGCGGGCTGCCCGCTGAACCGTCCCGCC
Proteins encoded in this window:
- a CDS encoding GNAT family N-acetyltransferase, whose amino-acid sequence is MGFTLEGPVLEGSLVRLEPLDQRHAADLAVAAEEDRAPYAFTWVPRAAEVEGYIDMQLARAAAGKLAPYAQVETSSGRAVGATAYWDPRPWPGGDGLGAIEVGFTWLAASAQGTGLNTEAKFLLFRHAFDNWGVARVDLKTDARNGRSRAAIEKVGARFEGVLRNWSRSWAPGEDGLLRDSAMFSITAEEWPGCRTKLEQRLARIRAATTAPVSRH